A single window of Lutzomyia longipalpis isolate SR_M1_2022 chromosome 1, ASM2433408v1 DNA harbors:
- the LOC129788509 gene encoding PHD finger protein 14 isoform X2 yields MKKRSGGGGLTTQTLLDFDLGESSSDSDFRIEDHAEESDDYSDASGDDQVADNNDNDDSEDSDEDEDTENESSENKYGLKDQSVSHLLGQIKSKQEKIDPKLLSTPICCACLGDRSDDANEIVECDGCGVTVHEGCYGVSDTASLSSTVSSCSTEPWFCEACKAGAQDPICELCPNKGGIYKETDVGKWVHLICALYVPGVAFGEVDQLSSVTLFEMPYSKWGAKTCSICEDARYARTGVCIGCDAGMCKTYFHVSCAQGAGLLSEAHSEEADHADPFYAHCKIHSDKTLLKHRRRNFHALRLRMEQRRLENEQKKTEKPTPEQQRIERKLKKHKNKYIANKAIKMEPWVPTQKMPRMLVTSASACRRLILKAQLMGIDAEALEFQEAQMMALADVRKKWHIAPAFSVEFIGYYLDRITRLRDLKINLQEQLENNRRLLDEQKHLREKYDQMMKLSEELTKSNTHLRDSITKLHGNVTKLCPNKNFVAIENIGKPVANVAAATPPAGRPMSVPTAAALKMGVGFPLINLPGTKNDSGKILSTQRQNNDELLHECGICKRCNDQHLLAKCDTCHFYYHLGCLNPPLTRHPKKCKLYGWQCSECDRSDDSDAGTSLPKRPRKSRARYTKDGIILEAREPEENNVNDRKTPKIPESGISIAKRMSGGDQKLEDISLPVVQIEDIMKTVPRKRGRKKKILPLNNTFPPVYPIMVQNNISPQIVQNSTVRNQVDATVTPALSQSPTKAPEDAPSSPVKELLGEKRKVKKEKRNHLTNDTAQYFIENPPDAGKNNNQQNAVEKSENPSNTEIKSSEVAQNATESQIEGNQATTADNDLSKFNHKQNRKKRKEKHKSKHSELERLANKELKRKRKKKYNLENNTSDTAPSASDPHPPIKIKLKVIPRPAGQDSSDAQVFYVPSNSDPEPICRPMEICRTPRTATPATPVELPNQVESHRNTSPRSPHFSPKLQRINSPRRKKQRTLSLNMSAGSAETSRSSSSQVCDVCCQPGTPQNLVICDECRKSYHFTCLEPPLKKTPKRRGYSWHCADCDPTDIETI; encoded by the exons atgaagaagcgTTCAGGAGGTGGCGGTCTGACCACACAAACACTGCTGGATTTCGATCTGGGTGAAAGTTCCTCCGACAGTGACTTCCGCATTGAGGATCACGCGGAGGAGAGTGATGATTACTCGGATGCCAGTGGCGATGATCAAG TTGCAGACAACAATGATAACGACGATTCAGAGGACTCTGACGAGGATGAGGATACGGAGAATGAGAGCTCAGAGAACAAGTATGGATTGAAAGATCAATCAGTTAGTCATCTGTTGGGGCAAATAAAGTCAAAGCAGGAGAAGATTGACCCAAAGCTTCTGAGCACTCCAATTTGTTGTGCTTGCCTCGGAGACCGCAGTGATGATGCCAATGAGATTGTTGAATGCGACGGATGCGGTGTAACCGTCCACGAAGGATGCTATGGCGTCAGTGATACAGCAAGTCTCTCCAGTACGGTGTCCTCGTGCTCCACTGAGCCGTGGTTCTGCGAAGCCTGCAAAGCAGGTGCACAGGATCCAATTTGTGAGCTTTGCCCCAACAAGGGCGGTATTTACAAGGAGACCGACGTTGGCAAGTGGGTTCATCTCATTTGTGCTCTCTACGTACCCGGCGTGGCATTCGGAGAGGTGGATCAACTATCATCGGTGACCCTCTTCGAAATGCCCTACAGCAAATGGGGCGCCAAGACATGCTCAATATGCGAAGATGCCCGATACGCCCGAACAGGAGTCTGCATTGGCTGTGACGCTGGCATGTGTAAGACCTATTTCCACGTATCTTG TGCCCAAGGTGCGGGTCTTCTTTCTGAAGCTCACTCTGAGGAGGCAGATCATGCTGATCCCTTTTATGCTCACTGCAAAATTCACTCCGATAAGACACTCCTGAAGCACAGAAGACGAAACTTCCACGCTCTACGGCTGCGAATGGAGCAGAGACGGCTTGAGAATGAGCAAAAGAAGACGGAAAAACCCACTCCGGAACAACAGAGAATCGAGAGAAAGCTGAAGAAGCACAAAAACAAGTATATTGCCAATAAGGCCATTAAAATGGAGCCATGGGTTCCCACGCAGAAGATGCCACGAATGCTGGTAACGAGTGCATCCGCATGTCGTAGATTGATTCTCAAAGCTCAACTAATGGGCATCGATGCTGAAGCGTTGGAATTTCAAGAAGCACAAATGATGGCATTGGCAGATGTGCGAAAAAAGTGGCACATTGCACCTGCCTTCAGTGTTGAATTCATTGGGTACTATTTGGATAGAATAACACGGCTGCGCGATCTCAAAATTAATCTGCAGGAgcaattagaaaataatcgaCGGCTACTGGATGAGCAGAAGCATCTACGTGAGAAGTACGATCAAATGATGAAGCTGAGTGAGGAATTAACCAAGTCGAATACTCATCTTAGGGATAGCATCACAAAATTGCATGGAAATGTTACTAAACTCTGTCCTAATAAGAATTTTGTTGCCATTGAGAATATCGGGAAGCCTGTGGCGAATGTTGCTGCTGCTACACCGCCAGCTGGACGTCCAATGTCCGTTCCCACAGCAGCCGCCCTCAAAATGGGCGTTGGATTCCCGCTGATTAATCTTCCGGGAACAAAGAATGATTCCGGAAAGATTCTCAGTACGCAGCGGCAGAACAATGATGAACTTCTGCATGAATGTGGTATCTGCAAGCGCTGCAATGATCAGCATTTGCTGGCAAAGTGCGATACATGTCATTTCTACTACCATCTGGGATGTCTCAATCCACCCCTGACGCGTCATCCGAAAAAGTGCAAACTCTACGGCTGGCAGTGTTCTGAGTGTGATCGTTCAGATGATTCAGATGCAGGAACATCCCTGCCAAAGCGTCCGAGGAAATCTCGGGCGAGGTATACAAAAGACGGGATTATTTTGGAAGCACGAGAACCAGAAGAGAATAATGTGAATGACAGGAAAACCCCAAAAATCCCCGAGAGTGGGATAAGTATTGCCAAAAGAATGTCAGGAGGTGATCAAAAACTCGAAGATATTTCTCTGCCTGTGGTTCAAATTGAAGATATCATGAAGACTGTCCCAAGGAAGCGagggaggaagaagaaaatcctgCCATTGAACAATACATTTCCCCCAGTTTATCCAATTATGGTTCAAAATAACATTTCCCCGCAGATTGTTCAAAATTCAACGGTACGTAATCAAGTGGATGCCACCGTCACCCCGGCCCTTTCACAGTCCCCAACGAAGGCACCAGAGGATGCCCCATCGTCCCCAGTAAAAGAGCTTTTGGGAGAGAAGCGTAAAGTGAAAAAGGAGAAACGCAATCATCTCACAAACGACACTGCGCAGTATTTCATAGAAAATCCCCCTGATGCGGGAAAGAATAACAATCAACAGAATGCCGTGGAAAAGTCTGAAAATCCTTCGAATACAGAGATCAAATCAAGTGAAGTGGCTCAAAATGCCACAGAATCTCAAATTGAGGGCAATCAAGCCACCACCGCCGATAATGATCTCAGTAAATTCAACCACAAACAGAATCGGAAGAAACGAAAGGAAAAGCACAAGAGTAAACATTCGGAGCTTGAGCGCTTAGCCAATAAGGAGTTGAAGAGGAAGCGCAAGAAAAAGTACAATCTGGAAAATAATACGAGTGACACGGCTCCAAGTGCGAGTGATCCTCATCCGCCGATTAAGATCAAATTAAAGGTCATCCCACGCCCCGCAGGACAGGACAGTAGCGATGCTCAGGTCTTCTATGTACCCAGCAATAGTGATCCCGAACCCATTTGTCGACCCATGGAGATTTGTCGTACCCCGCGTACCGCTACACCTGCCACGCCCGTTGAACTGCCAAAT CAGGTAGAATCTCATCGGAATACATCACCGCGTTCACCGCATTTTAGTCCAAAATTGCAACGGATCAACTCACCGCGACGCAAAAAGCAGCGAACTCTCTCCCTCAATATGTCTGCCGGGAGTGCAGAGACAAGCAGAAGTTCATCATCACAGGTCTGCGATGTCTGTTGCCAACCGGGAACACCGCAGAATTTAGtaat TTGCGACGAATGCCGCAAAAGCTACCATTTTACATGCTTAGAGCCGCCCCTGAAGAAGACACCAAAGCGTCGTGGCTACTCCTGGCACTGTGCGGATTGTGATCCAACT GATATTGAAACGATATAA
- the LOC129788509 gene encoding PHD finger protein 14 isoform X1 — protein MKKRSGGGGLTTQTLLDFDLGESSSDSDFRIEDHAEESDDYSDASGDDQVADNNDNDDSEDSDEDEDTENESSENKYGLKDQSVSHLLGQIKSKQEKIDPKLLSTPICCACLGDRSDDANEIVECDGCGVTVHEGCYGVSDTASLSSTVSSCSTEPWFCEACKAGAQDPICELCPNKGGIYKETDVGKWVHLICALYVPGVAFGEVDQLSSVTLFEMPYSKWGAKTCSICEDARYARTGVCIGCDAGMCKTYFHVSCAQGAGLLSEAHSEEADHADPFYAHCKIHSDKTLLKHRRRNFHALRLRMEQRRLENEQKKTEKPTPEQQRIERKLKKHKNKYIANKAIKMEPWVPTQKMPRMLVTSASACRRLILKAQLMGIDAEALEFQEAQMMALADVRKKWHIAPAFSVEFIGYYLDRITRLRDLKINLQEQLENNRRLLDEQKHLREKYDQMMKLSEELTKSNTHLRDSITKLHGNVTKLCPNKNFVAIENIGKPVANVAAATPPAGRPMSVPTAAALKMGVGFPLINLPGTKNDSGKILSTQRQNNDELLHECGICKRCNDQHLLAKCDTCHFYYHLGCLNPPLTRHPKKCKLYGWQCSECDRSDDSDAGTSLPKRPRKSRARYTKDGIILEAREPEENNVNDRKTPKIPESGISIAKRMSGGDQKLEDISLPVVQIEDIMKTVPRKRGRKKKILPLNNTFPPVYPIMVQNNISPQIVQNSTVRNQVDATVTPALSQSPTKAPEDAPSSPVKELLGEKRKVKKEKRNHLTNDTAQYFIENPPDAGKNNNQQNAVEKSENPSNTEIKSSEVAQNATESQIEGNQATTADNDLSKFNHKQNRKKRKEKHKSKHSELERLANKELKRKRKKKYNLENNTSDTAPSASDPHPPIKIKLKVIPRPAGQDSSDAQVFYVPSNSDPEPICRPMEICRTPRTATPATPVELPNLTSTSRQEKDIEVKDVKQVESHRNTSPRSPHFSPKLQRINSPRRKKQRTLSLNMSAGSAETSRSSSSQVCDVCCQPGTPQNLVICDECRKSYHFTCLEPPLKKTPKRRGYSWHCADCDPTDIETI, from the exons atgaagaagcgTTCAGGAGGTGGCGGTCTGACCACACAAACACTGCTGGATTTCGATCTGGGTGAAAGTTCCTCCGACAGTGACTTCCGCATTGAGGATCACGCGGAGGAGAGTGATGATTACTCGGATGCCAGTGGCGATGATCAAG TTGCAGACAACAATGATAACGACGATTCAGAGGACTCTGACGAGGATGAGGATACGGAGAATGAGAGCTCAGAGAACAAGTATGGATTGAAAGATCAATCAGTTAGTCATCTGTTGGGGCAAATAAAGTCAAAGCAGGAGAAGATTGACCCAAAGCTTCTGAGCACTCCAATTTGTTGTGCTTGCCTCGGAGACCGCAGTGATGATGCCAATGAGATTGTTGAATGCGACGGATGCGGTGTAACCGTCCACGAAGGATGCTATGGCGTCAGTGATACAGCAAGTCTCTCCAGTACGGTGTCCTCGTGCTCCACTGAGCCGTGGTTCTGCGAAGCCTGCAAAGCAGGTGCACAGGATCCAATTTGTGAGCTTTGCCCCAACAAGGGCGGTATTTACAAGGAGACCGACGTTGGCAAGTGGGTTCATCTCATTTGTGCTCTCTACGTACCCGGCGTGGCATTCGGAGAGGTGGATCAACTATCATCGGTGACCCTCTTCGAAATGCCCTACAGCAAATGGGGCGCCAAGACATGCTCAATATGCGAAGATGCCCGATACGCCCGAACAGGAGTCTGCATTGGCTGTGACGCTGGCATGTGTAAGACCTATTTCCACGTATCTTG TGCCCAAGGTGCGGGTCTTCTTTCTGAAGCTCACTCTGAGGAGGCAGATCATGCTGATCCCTTTTATGCTCACTGCAAAATTCACTCCGATAAGACACTCCTGAAGCACAGAAGACGAAACTTCCACGCTCTACGGCTGCGAATGGAGCAGAGACGGCTTGAGAATGAGCAAAAGAAGACGGAAAAACCCACTCCGGAACAACAGAGAATCGAGAGAAAGCTGAAGAAGCACAAAAACAAGTATATTGCCAATAAGGCCATTAAAATGGAGCCATGGGTTCCCACGCAGAAGATGCCACGAATGCTGGTAACGAGTGCATCCGCATGTCGTAGATTGATTCTCAAAGCTCAACTAATGGGCATCGATGCTGAAGCGTTGGAATTTCAAGAAGCACAAATGATGGCATTGGCAGATGTGCGAAAAAAGTGGCACATTGCACCTGCCTTCAGTGTTGAATTCATTGGGTACTATTTGGATAGAATAACACGGCTGCGCGATCTCAAAATTAATCTGCAGGAgcaattagaaaataatcgaCGGCTACTGGATGAGCAGAAGCATCTACGTGAGAAGTACGATCAAATGATGAAGCTGAGTGAGGAATTAACCAAGTCGAATACTCATCTTAGGGATAGCATCACAAAATTGCATGGAAATGTTACTAAACTCTGTCCTAATAAGAATTTTGTTGCCATTGAGAATATCGGGAAGCCTGTGGCGAATGTTGCTGCTGCTACACCGCCAGCTGGACGTCCAATGTCCGTTCCCACAGCAGCCGCCCTCAAAATGGGCGTTGGATTCCCGCTGATTAATCTTCCGGGAACAAAGAATGATTCCGGAAAGATTCTCAGTACGCAGCGGCAGAACAATGATGAACTTCTGCATGAATGTGGTATCTGCAAGCGCTGCAATGATCAGCATTTGCTGGCAAAGTGCGATACATGTCATTTCTACTACCATCTGGGATGTCTCAATCCACCCCTGACGCGTCATCCGAAAAAGTGCAAACTCTACGGCTGGCAGTGTTCTGAGTGTGATCGTTCAGATGATTCAGATGCAGGAACATCCCTGCCAAAGCGTCCGAGGAAATCTCGGGCGAGGTATACAAAAGACGGGATTATTTTGGAAGCACGAGAACCAGAAGAGAATAATGTGAATGACAGGAAAACCCCAAAAATCCCCGAGAGTGGGATAAGTATTGCCAAAAGAATGTCAGGAGGTGATCAAAAACTCGAAGATATTTCTCTGCCTGTGGTTCAAATTGAAGATATCATGAAGACTGTCCCAAGGAAGCGagggaggaagaagaaaatcctgCCATTGAACAATACATTTCCCCCAGTTTATCCAATTATGGTTCAAAATAACATTTCCCCGCAGATTGTTCAAAATTCAACGGTACGTAATCAAGTGGATGCCACCGTCACCCCGGCCCTTTCACAGTCCCCAACGAAGGCACCAGAGGATGCCCCATCGTCCCCAGTAAAAGAGCTTTTGGGAGAGAAGCGTAAAGTGAAAAAGGAGAAACGCAATCATCTCACAAACGACACTGCGCAGTATTTCATAGAAAATCCCCCTGATGCGGGAAAGAATAACAATCAACAGAATGCCGTGGAAAAGTCTGAAAATCCTTCGAATACAGAGATCAAATCAAGTGAAGTGGCTCAAAATGCCACAGAATCTCAAATTGAGGGCAATCAAGCCACCACCGCCGATAATGATCTCAGTAAATTCAACCACAAACAGAATCGGAAGAAACGAAAGGAAAAGCACAAGAGTAAACATTCGGAGCTTGAGCGCTTAGCCAATAAGGAGTTGAAGAGGAAGCGCAAGAAAAAGTACAATCTGGAAAATAATACGAGTGACACGGCTCCAAGTGCGAGTGATCCTCATCCGCCGATTAAGATCAAATTAAAGGTCATCCCACGCCCCGCAGGACAGGACAGTAGCGATGCTCAGGTCTTCTATGTACCCAGCAATAGTGATCCCGAACCCATTTGTCGACCCATGGAGATTTGTCGTACCCCGCGTACCGCTACACCTGCCACGCCCGTTGAACTGCCAAAT CTAACAAGCACAAGTCGTCAAGAAAAGGATATTGAAGTAAAGGATGTTAAG CAGGTAGAATCTCATCGGAATACATCACCGCGTTCACCGCATTTTAGTCCAAAATTGCAACGGATCAACTCACCGCGACGCAAAAAGCAGCGAACTCTCTCCCTCAATATGTCTGCCGGGAGTGCAGAGACAAGCAGAAGTTCATCATCACAGGTCTGCGATGTCTGTTGCCAACCGGGAACACCGCAGAATTTAGtaat TTGCGACGAATGCCGCAAAAGCTACCATTTTACATGCTTAGAGCCGCCCCTGAAGAAGACACCAAAGCGTCGTGGCTACTCCTGGCACTGTGCGGATTGTGATCCAACT GATATTGAAACGATATAA
- the LOC129789681 gene encoding 60S ribosomal export protein NMD3, translated as METDSVDPCTEMDDSVAKILCCECGIAIAPNPANMCVGCLRTHVDITEGIPKQAVLLFCRNCERYLQPPNEWVKCCLESRELLAICLKRLKGLKEVKLIDAGFIWTEPHSKRLKVKLTVQGQVLGGAVLQQIFVVEYTVNNQMCDDCHRSEAKDFWRCVVQIRQRSENKKTFYYLEQLILKHRVHENTLGIKPMHGGLDMYYANESHARRMVDFLNSMLPVKVTTSKRLISHDIHSNSYNYKYTSAVDIVPLSKDSLVCLSKKMQQYLGSIAALCLVIRVGSSVHLIDPLSTQMAELNSTIYYRAPFDPICNPKSLQEYIVMDIEIIPDSKKPSFPGQGKVSHKHLLCDVWLVKASELGINDNTIHTRTHLGHILKTGDTVLGYNLEDANINDENFEKLDKTRVPDVIIVKKYYGDSAERLSSRRWKLKHLAEYPGQMDTDTKDYREFLDDLEEDPAYRQHVNIYKDPAKMLPVDVDDLTDPSVPRITLEEMLDDLALDDVEME; from the exons ATGGAGACTGATTCAGTGGATCCTTGCACGGAGATGGATGACTCAGTGGCTAAGAT ATTGTGCTGCGAGTGTGGCATTGCAATAGCCCCAAATCCAGCAAATATGTGCGTAGGATGCCTCCGGACGCATGTAGACATCACAGAAGGCATCCCGAAGCAGGCTGTTCTACTGTTCTGCAGAAACTGCGAGCGATACCTTCAGCCACCAAATGAATGGGTTAAGTGCTGCCTGGAATCACGGGAGTTGCTTGCAATCTGCCTGAAGCGCCTCAAAGGGTTGAAGGAAGTTAAACTCATTGATGCCGGCTTCATTTGGACCGAACCCCATTCGAAACGTCTCAAAGTTAAGCTAACAGTGCAAGGGCAGGTTCTTGGTGGAGCTGTTTTGCAGCAAATCTTCGTTGTTGAGTACACAGTCAACAATCAAATGTGCGATGATTGTCATCGGAGTGAGGCCAAGGACTTCTGGAGATGCGTCGTACAGATCCGACAGCGTTCGGAGAATAAGAAAACCTTCTACTACTTGGAACAGCTCATCCTGAAGCACAGAGTTCACGAGAACACGCTCGGCATTAAGCCAATGCACGGTGGCCTTGACATGTACTACGCCAATGAGAGTCATGCTCGTAGGATGGTGGACTTTCTCAATTCAATGCTTCCCGTGAAGGTGACAACATCCAAGAGGCTCATCTCGCATGACATTCACAGCAATAGCTACAACTACAAATACACCTCAGCCGTTGATATTGTTCCCCTCTCCAAGGACAGCCTGGTGTGCCTGTCGAAGAAGATGCAACAATACCTGGGGAGCATTGCTGCACTGTGTCTGGTCATCCGGGTGGGTAGTTCGGTGCACTTGATTGATCCACTCTCCACACAAATGGCCGAACTTAACAGCACAATCTACTATCGGGCTCCCTTTGATCCCATCTGCAACCCAAAATCTCTTCAGGAATACATTGTGATGGACATTGAGATCATTCCGGACAGTAAGAAACCCTCATTTCCCGGACAGGGCAAAGTATCCCACAAGCATCTCCTGTGCGACGTGTGGCTGGTAAAGGCATCCGAATTGGGTATTAATGACAATACAATTCACACAAGGACCCACCTGGGGCACATCCTGAAAACCGGAGACACTGTTCTAGGCTACAATCTAGAGGATGCCAACATAAATGATGAGAATTTCGAAAAGTTGGACAAAACCCGCGTGCCGGATGTTATCATCGTGAAGAAGTACTACGGTGACTCTGCCGAGAGGCTCAGTTCCAGGAGGTGGAAGCTCAAGCATCTCGCTGAGTATCCAGGACAAATGGATACAGACACAAAGGACTACCGGGAGTTCCTCGATGATCTCGAAGAAGATCCCGCCTATCGTCAACACGTCAACATCTACAAGGATCCCGCAAAAATGCTCCCTGTTGATGTGGATGACCTCACAGACCCATCCGTTCCACGAATCACCCTGGAGGAGATGCTGGACGACTTAGCGTTGGATGACGTTGAAAtggaatag
- the LOC129788532 gene encoding uncharacterized protein LOC129788532, whose product MKGKTFGEDGAENSPDCLDLSILRKPISTSITGFNEARKAYENGTDEMRQLLANECDIVYECKVCRNIFRSLANFISHKRVYCRHKFNASQHFHFPSNGFIDQDISTIIQAEQEYTNYSVKDKPPEQVSKDLSSIIERLTARRNVDRVMKLTDFYDRVNHKLTQNEVLQKNHVLQLDATSTSSVAVYQTLKQTDTDSIRTEVEEVRSLLMDNKTVLGPDGKAIRMDELARMPPVCSVEDLDGAMQQPEQTISCDICHVKFATEKTLKLHLEAKHINSTYVYPCPACPQTFLVPAAVIRHLSNDHKKSLKRIRLMRDTIYKKRVRMDEVHVKGPSRELVRLQTDQERQEADNKAWLENVENYDVSQSMCTYCGKTFERRAVLTTHLLSCRQKQRSATVTSGMMKKLEKADKGEKADKADKAEKIEKIDKVEKPKKSVVEAMKEMSLGQQDDNSNSFDSCITNVSGNKEIIQSNLHKKLNVSIDGEAVDSDNSNEKSESVVAPAPVAVPTKRKRKKTAKVVEEKVDPPIAQDEVYWSMDEGGELSVKKPRECLPPPPPPAAATSPNSKDKKPEGAEKLPECDICNKTFVTKSNLKRHNVMFHYFKNRFLCTLCDFGANKKLELFTHLGVAHSVMGDKHVVKEFIKLAKENRDLPRMELDEESPKRQSTPTIISKSLPTSLCPSPQTVEEPVEESSNSSSIPEAGPKKRGRPKGSKKLKSPPNNDVTTTQRKHSKDEEKSSKDEKKKHASENVSKRPIRNRIKPVNKDFVYDLSHLLKKDSEIFRTLYMDQTPQGKKRNRSSQSTNNVSTPPEVEKPKPPPTTPSVSQNTTPVKEEILPAVVDENYKIENIRGAAFTMAKAEVARHAATFSKVPPAVERPAIPGVFQARSPEEEVPQKNFSWGEKSLHGVFKKAEKGHKRQLKQPRRISVDVIRSAQKQRRRKHSTPVLSVRSPDYRSDDTKSTNRAEEQPNKKEDFGGGGENVPKRHTEKDFQEFLLANLKDCSSTDDSLFGATQNISLSFTNSNGKRITLLERLAENKSRKPDSVHRLSNPFEDDSSDEY is encoded by the exons atgaagGGGAAGACATTTGGTGAGGATGGAGCTGAGAATTCACCTGATTGCCTTGATTTGAGCATCCTTAGGAAACCAATTTCTACCTCAATAACAGGATTTAATGAAGCACGAAAGGCCTATGAGAATGGCACAGATGAG ATGCGCCAATTGCTGGCCAATGAATGTGACATTGTGTACGAATGCAAGGTATGTCGCAACATCTTCAGGAGCCTGGCGAATTTCATCTCGCACAAGCGTGTGTATTGCCGTCACAAGTTTAATGCATCTCAACACTTCCATTTTCCCAGTAATGGTTtcatt gaTCAGGACATATCAACAATAATTCAGGCTGAACAAGAGTATACGAATTATAGTGTGAAGGATAAGCCACCGGAGCAGGTGAGCAAGGATCTGAGTAGTATCATTGAGCGACTCACAGCAAGGAGGAATGTGGATAGAGTGATGAAACTCACTGATTTCTACGATCGCGTCAATCACAAATTGACCCAAAATGAAGTTCTGCAGAAGAATCACGTCCTCCAGCTGGATGCTACATCCACGAGTAGTGTAGCTGTCTACCAAACCCTCAAGCAAACTGATACAGATAGCATAAGGACCGAAGTGGAGGAAGTAAGGAGCCTCCTGATGGACAACAAGACAGTCTTGGGACCAGATGGAAAGGCTATCCGAATGGATGAATTGGCACGAATGCCACCAGTCTGTAGCGTTGAGGATTTGGATGGTGCCATGCAGCAACCGGAGCAAACGATCTCATGCGATATTTGCCACGTGAAGTTTGCCACGGAGAAGACGCTGAAGCTGCATTTGGAGGCGAAGCACATCAATTCAACTTACGTATACCCATGCCCAGCTTGCCCGCAGACATTCCTTGTGCCTGCTGCCGTCATTCGGCATCTCAGTAATGATCACAA GAAATCCTTGAAGCGCATTCGCCTCATGCGAGACACAATCTACAAGAAACGCGTTAGGATGGACGAAGTACACGTAAAGGGACCTAGCAGGGAATTGGTGCGCCTTCAGACAGACCAAGAGCGTCAGGAGGCAGATAATAAGGCATGGCTGGAGAATGTTGAGAATTACGACGTAAGCCAATCAATGTGTACTTACTGCGGGAAGACATTTGAGCGCCGTGCTGTGCTGACAACGCATCTGCTCAGTTGTCGGCAGAAGCAGCGATCAGCCACAGTGACATCGGGCATGATGAAGAAATTGGAGAAGGCGGACAAGGGTGAGAAGGCTGATAAGGCTGACAAGGCTGAGAAGATTGAGAAGATTGATAAAGTGGAGAAGCCAAAGAAGAGTGTTGTGGAGGCAATGAAGGAGATGAGTCTTGGGCAGCAGGATGATAATTCCAATTCCTTCGACAGCTGCATTACAAATGTGTCAGGAAATAAGGAGATTATCCAGTCAAATCTGCACAAGAAGCTCAATGTGAGCATCGATGGTGAGGCTGTGGATTCGGATAATTCAAATGAGAAGAGTGAAAGTGTTGTTGCCCCAGCGCCTGTTGCTGTGCCGACTAAGCGGAAACGGAAGAAGACTGCAAAGGTGGTTGAGGAGAAGGTGGATCCTCCAATTGCTCAGGATGAGGTGTACTGGAGCATGGATGAAGGTGGGGAGTTGAGTGTAAAGAAACCACGTGAATGTCTGcccccaccaccaccaccagcTGCAGCCACATCGCCCAATTCCAAGGATAAAAAGCCCGAGGGAGCGGAAAAGCTGCCCGAGTGTGATATTTGCAACAAGACCTTCGTCACCAAGAGCAACTTAAAGCGACACAATGTCAtgtttcattacttcaagaaTCGATTTCTGTGCACTCTCTGTGATTTTGGGGCAAATAAGAAATTGGAATTGTTCACCCATTTGGGGGTAGCACACAGCGTCATGGGGGATAAGCATGTGGTGAAGGAATTTATAAAACTGGCCAAGGAGAATAGAGATCTGCCCCGAATGGAGTTAGATGAAGAATCCCCCAAGAGACAGAGTACCCCAACAATTATCTCCAAATCCCTCCCAACGAGTCTCTGTCCATCGCCGCAGACGGTGGAAGAGCCCGTGGAGGAGTCTTCAAATTCATCATCAATCCCCGAAGCAGGTCCGAAGAAACGAGGACGTCCCAAGGGGAGTAAGAAATTGAAGAGTCCTCCGAATAATGATGTCACCACCACACAGCGGAAGCATtcaaaagatgaagaaaaatcatcgaaggatgagaaaaagaaacatgCTAGTGAGAATGTTTCAAAGCGCCCCATCCGGAATCGCATAAAGCCCGTCAATAAGGATTTTGTGTATGATTTGTCGCATCTCCTGAAGAAGGATTCTGAAATCTTTCGGACTCTGTACATGGATCAAACTCCGCAgggaaagaagagaaatagATCATCCCAGAGTACCAATAACGTCAGCACACCACCAGAAGTGGAGAAGCCCAAACCCCCTCCAACGACTCCATCTGTATCCCAGAATACAACTCCCGTTAAGGAGGAAATTCTGCCAGCAGTGGTAGATGAGAATTATAAGATTGAGAATATTAGGGGGGCGGCATTTACAATGGCAAAGGCAGAGGTGGCACGACATGCAGCCACATTCTCAAAAGTGCCCCCAGCTGTTGAACGCCCTGCAATTCCGGGAGTTTTCCAGGCACGCTCTCCGGAGGAGGAGGTGCCACAGAAGAACTTTTCTTGGGGCGAAAAATCCCTCCACGGTGTGTTTAAGAAGGCGGAAAAGGGACACAAGAGGCAGCTTAAGCAGCCACGTAGAATTTCCGTTGATGTGATAAGGAGTGCCCAGAAGCAACGACGTCGCAAGCACAGTACCCCCGTGCTATCTGTTAGATCTCCAGACTACAGAAGTGACGACACAAAGTCCACAAATCGTGCAGAGGAGCAGCCGAACAAGAAGGAGGActttgggggtggtggtgaaaaTGTACCCAAGAGACACACTGAGAAAGACTTTCAGGAATTCCTGCTGGCCAACCTCAAGGATTGCTCATCAACGGATGATTCACTCTTTGGGGCGACGCAGAATATTTCGCTGAGTTTCACAAATTCCAACGGTAAGAGGATCACACTGCTTGAACGTCTGGCCGAGAATAAGAGCAGAAAGCCCGATTCTGTGCATAGGCTTTCAAATCCCTTTGAGGATGATAGTAGCGATGAGTACTGA